A portion of the bacterium (Candidatus Blackallbacteria) CG13_big_fil_rev_8_21_14_2_50_49_14 genome contains these proteins:
- a CDS encoding elongation factor 4, whose protein sequence is MSYIESIRNFSIIAHIDHGKSTLADRLIEFTGALSQREMMEQVLDSLDIERERGITIKSQSARLNYTASDGKPYILNLIDTPGHVDFTYEVSRSLAACEGALLIIDATQGVEAQTIANLYLALEHDLEIIPVINKIDLPSADVDRVKEQIADLGLDPDEVVLCSAKEGIGIKDLLEAIVFHVPPPKGDPEKPLQALIFDSVYDTYRGTVVYFRIFEGTLRTRDKIRFMASGKNYDVTELGVLLPHRKPVEELKAGETGFLSAEIKDVQHARVGDTVTHSEKPAKEPLAGYRPAIPMVFCGLYPVDSDDYEELKEALGKLQLNDAALGFEPETSNALGFGFRCGFLGLLHMEIIQERLEREYDLALIATAPSVVYEVTTTQGEVLMIDNPQKMPLPQHTESMKEPYVKVTIIAPKDYVGPMMDLAQSRRGLFISMDYPTPDRVVMIYEMPLNEMMADFFDQLKSRSSGYASLDYEMIGVREADLVKLDILLNGEIVDALSVIVPREKAPMMGRLLTAKLREIIPRQMFEIPIQAAIGSRVVSRETVKAMRKNVLAKCYGGDISRKRKLLEKQKAGKKRMKQVGRVEIPQDAFMAVLRIGQE, encoded by the coding sequence ATGAGTTATATTGAATCGATCCGTAACTTTTCGATTATTGCCCATATTGACCATGGCAAATCGACCCTGGCCGATCGCCTGATTGAATTTACAGGCGCTCTGTCACAACGTGAAATGATGGAACAGGTGCTCGACAGCCTGGATATTGAGCGCGAACGCGGGATCACGATTAAATCCCAGTCCGCCCGTCTGAACTATACAGCTTCAGACGGCAAACCCTATATCCTCAATCTAATCGACACCCCTGGCCACGTGGATTTTACCTACGAAGTTTCACGCAGTCTGGCAGCCTGTGAAGGTGCCCTGCTGATCATCGACGCCACCCAGGGGGTAGAGGCCCAAACGATTGCCAACCTCTACCTGGCCCTTGAACACGATCTTGAAATTATCCCCGTGATCAATAAAATTGATCTGCCCAGTGCCGACGTGGATCGGGTCAAAGAGCAGATCGCGGATTTGGGGCTCGACCCCGATGAGGTGGTACTGTGCAGCGCCAAAGAAGGCATTGGCATCAAAGACCTACTCGAAGCGATCGTTTTTCATGTGCCGCCCCCCAAAGGCGACCCCGAAAAACCCCTGCAGGCCCTGATTTTTGACTCGGTCTATGATACCTATCGGGGCACAGTGGTGTATTTCCGTATTTTTGAAGGCACCCTGCGCACCCGCGACAAAATTCGCTTCATGGCCTCGGGCAAAAACTACGATGTCACGGAGTTGGGCGTGCTTTTGCCCCACCGCAAACCCGTTGAAGAACTCAAAGCCGGTGAAACCGGTTTTCTTTCAGCTGAAATCAAAGACGTGCAGCATGCCCGTGTCGGCGACACGGTCACACACAGCGAAAAACCCGCCAAAGAACCCTTGGCTGGTTATCGTCCAGCCATTCCCATGGTTTTTTGTGGGCTTTACCCCGTAGATTCTGATGATTACGAAGAACTGAAAGAGGCCTTGGGCAAACTTCAGCTCAATGACGCAGCCTTGGGATTTGAACCTGAAACCTCCAATGCCTTGGGCTTTGGCTTCCGCTGTGGATTTTTGGGACTGCTGCATATGGAAATTATTCAGGAACGTCTGGAACGGGAGTATGATCTTGCGCTGATCGCTACGGCCCCCAGTGTGGTCTACGAAGTGACCACCACCCAAGGCGAAGTGCTGATGATCGACAACCCCCAGAAAATGCCTTTGCCTCAGCATACCGAATCCATGAAAGAACCCTATGTAAAGGTCACGATCATCGCGCCCAAAGACTATGTGGGCCCCATGATGGATCTGGCCCAGAGTCGCCGGGGCCTTTTTATCAGCATGGATTACCCCACTCCCGATCGGGTCGTGATGATCTATGAAATGCCCCTCAATGAAATGATGGCAGACTTCTTTGATCAGCTCAAATCCCGCAGCAGTGGCTACGCCTCGCTCGATTACGAAATGATCGGTGTGCGTGAAGCCGATCTGGTCAAACTGGATATTTTGCTCAATGGTGAAATTGTCGATGCCCTTTCGGTGATTGTGCCCCGCGAAAAAGCGCCCATGATGGGCCGTCTTTTAACCGCTAAACTGCGTGAAATTATTCCCCGCCAGATGTTTGAAATTCCCATCCAAGCAGCGATTGGCAGCCGGGTGGTCAGCCGCGAAACCGTCAAAGCCATGCGCAAAAACGTACTTGCCAAATGCTACGGGGGCGATATTTCGCGTAAACGTAAACTGTTGGAAAAACAAAAAGCAGGTAAAAAGCGCATGAAGCAGGTCGGACGGGTTGAAATTCCGCAAGATGCCTTCATGGCGGTTTTACGCATTGGTCAAGAATAA